CGCCCAGCGGGCTCCGGCCGCGCAGCGTGCGGTACGTGGACACCAGCGCGGCGGTGGAGCTGTCGAGGTCGCCGCCGCCGCGGCCCTCGGTGAGCACCGGCTCCAGGCGTTTGGCCAGGACCTTGCCGAGTTCGACGCCCCACTGGTCGAAGGAGTCGATGTTCCAGACGGCGCCCTGGACGAAGACCTTGTGCTCGTAGAGCGCGACGAGCTGACCGAGGACGGAGGGCGTCAGCTTGCCGGCGAGGATCGTCGTGGTCGGGTGGTTGCCGCGGAAGGTCTTGTGCGGCACCAGCTCCTCGGGCACGCCCTCCGCCCGTACCTCCTCCGCGGTCTTGCCGAAGGCGAGCGCCTGGGTCTGGGCGAAGAAGTTGGCCATCAGCAGGTCGTGGTGTCCCGCCGGTCCGGCCGGCAGTTCGTCGACGGGATCGGCGAAGCCGATGAAGTCGGCCGGGATGAGCTTGGTGCCCTGGTGGATCAACTGGTAGTAGGCGTGCTGCCCGTTGGTGCCCGGGGTGCCCCAGACGACGGGGCCGGTCTGCCAGTCGACGTGCTCGCCCTCGCGGTCGACGGACTTGCCGTTCGACTCCATGTCCAACTGCTGCAGGTACGCGGTGAACTTGCTCAGGTAGTGCGAGTAGGGCAGGACCGCGTGCGACTGGGCGTCGAGGAAGTCGCCGTACCAGATGCCGAGGAGGCCCATCAGCATGGGCGCGTTCCGCTCCGGCGGCGCCGTGCGGAAGTGCTCGTCGACGAGGTGGAACCCGTCCAGCATCTCGCGGAACCGCTCCGGGCCGATGGCGATCATCAGCGACAGCCCGATGGCCGAGTCGTAGGAGTAGCGGCCGCCGACCCAGTCCCAGAACTCGAACATGTTGGCGACGTCGATACCGAAGCCGGCGACCTTGTCCGCGTTGGTGGACAGTGCGACGAAGTGCTTGGCCACGGCCTCCTGGCCCGCTCCGAGCCCGGTGAGGAGCCACTCGCGGGCCGTGGTGGCGTTGGTGATGGTCTCGACGGTGGTGAACGTCTTGGAGGCGATGACGAACAGCGTCTCCGCGGGGTCGAGGTCGCGGACCGCCTCGTGGATGTCGGCCCCGTCCACGTTCGAGACGAAGCGGAACGCCAGGTCCCGCGCGGTGTAGGCGCGCAGCGCCTCATAGGCCATCGCGGGGCCGAGGTCGGAGCCGCCGATACCGATGTTGACGACGTTCCTGATGGGCCTGCCGGTGTGCCCGGTCCAGCGGCCCGAGCGGATCTGCTCGGCGAAGGCGCTCATCTTGTCGAGCACGGCGTGCACGGCCGGTACGACGTTCTCGCCGTCGACCTCGATGACCGCGTCGCGGGGCGCGCGGAGCGCGAGGTGCAGCACCGCCCGGTCCTCCGTGATGTTGATCTTCTCGCCGCGGAACATGGCGTCCCGCAGCTCGGCGACCCCGGTGGCGGCGGCGAGGTCCCGCAGCAGCGCCAGCGTCTCGTCGGTCACCCGGTGCTTGGAGTAGTCGAGGTGCAGATCGCCGGCCCTCAGGGTGTACCGGCTGCCGCGCTCGGGATCCGCGGCGAAGAGCTCCCGCAGATGCGTGTCCGCCATCTGCTCCCGGTGCTTGGTCAGAGCAGCCCACTCGGGCCTCCGGTTGAGCCGGATTGCGTTCATCTTCAGCCCACTTCTTCTCGTACCTGACTGCATGCCCCGCTGCCCCACCAACCTAGTTGATCGGAAGGGCGGTCGGCGCGACGCAACGGCGTGCGGGCGGAACGGGAACGCATCGGGCCCGGCCGGCGGCGGAATCCTGGATTCCGCCGCCGGCCGGGCCCGGCGTCAGCTGCTCAGATCTCGCCCCGGAGCTTCGCGAGCGCCTCGGCGAGGATCGCCTCGCCGTCCGCGTCACTGCGCCGCTCGCGCACATACGCGAGGTGCGTCTTGTACGGCTCGGTGCGCGGCGGGTCCGGCGGGTTGTCCCGGTCCTGGCCGGCCGGGAACCCGCAGCGCGGGCAGTCCCAGCTGTCCGGAACCTGTGCGTCACTGGCGAAGCTCGGCTGAGTCTCGTGCCCGTTCGAGCACCAGAAGGAGATGCGCAGACGCGGCGCGGACTCGCCCCGCTCGGCCTCCCCCATCGGCCCCGCGCCGACCCGGCTTCCCCGGATCGCGTTGCCACTTGCCACGGTCGTAACTCCCTGCGTGATGGTGCTCGAAGATGCCCCAGTCTACGTAAGGCCCAACGCTCGTCCAGTGATTGGAGTTACACCCCACCCCCGGGACGCTCTCGGTGGGTCAGCCGCCCAGCTTCATCAGCAGAGCAAGTACGACAATGCACGCGAACCACATCAGACCGACCACGATGGTGATGCGGTCCAGGTTGCGCTCGGCGACCGAGGAGCCGCCGACGGACGACTGCATACCGCCACCGAACATGTCGGAGAGGCCGCCGCCCTTCCCCTTGTGCATCAGCACCAGCAGCATCAGCAGCAGGCTGAAGACGATCAGGGCGATCGAGAACCCCATAACCACGGCTGGACCAACTTCCTCGGACGAACGAATCAGACTGAACAACTGATCAGGAGAACGGGGGCCGGGCC
The Streptomyces tirandamycinicus DNA segment above includes these coding regions:
- a CDS encoding RNA polymerase-binding protein RbpA, translating into MASGNAIRGSRVGAGPMGEAERGESAPRLRISFWCSNGHETQPSFASDAQVPDSWDCPRCGFPAGQDRDNPPDPPRTEPYKTHLAYVRERRSDADGEAILAEALAKLRGEI
- the pgi gene encoding glucose-6-phosphate isomerase, with translation MNAIRLNRRPEWAALTKHREQMADTHLRELFAADPERGSRYTLRAGDLHLDYSKHRVTDETLALLRDLAAATGVAELRDAMFRGEKINITEDRAVLHLALRAPRDAVIEVDGENVVPAVHAVLDKMSAFAEQIRSGRWTGHTGRPIRNVVNIGIGGSDLGPAMAYEALRAYTARDLAFRFVSNVDGADIHEAVRDLDPAETLFVIASKTFTTVETITNATTAREWLLTGLGAGQEAVAKHFVALSTNADKVAGFGIDVANMFEFWDWVGGRYSYDSAIGLSLMIAIGPERFREMLDGFHLVDEHFRTAPPERNAPMLMGLLGIWYGDFLDAQSHAVLPYSHYLSKFTAYLQQLDMESNGKSVDREGEHVDWQTGPVVWGTPGTNGQHAYYQLIHQGTKLIPADFIGFADPVDELPAGPAGHHDLLMANFFAQTQALAFGKTAEEVRAEGVPEELVPHKTFRGNHPTTTILAGKLTPSVLGQLVALYEHKVFVQGAVWNIDSFDQWGVELGKVLAKRLEPVLTEGRGGGDLDSSTAALVSTYRTLRGRSPLGGGA
- the secG gene encoding preprotein translocase subunit SecG → MVMGFSIALIVFSLLLMLLVLMHKGKGGGLSDMFGGGMQSSVGGSSVAERNLDRITIVVGLMWFACIVVLALLMKLGG